Below is a genomic region from Verrucomicrobiota bacterium.
AAGCTTCTTCTGTGCCACTTCACCCCCCCACCAAGGGTAGATTGAAATCAAATTATCTCCCATTTTCAGGCTATCGCCATCTACTTGGACCCCGTCATATCGAGCCTTTTGTAACCAGCGAGCTTCCAATTCATTATACCTATTTTTCCAATTACCATCATGATTTCCTGAGCAGACTAAAACTTTTGTCAATTTACTGAGTTTCGCCAAATATTGGCTAACTGCAACCGCTTGCACATCACGATCAAGCCCTCCACCTAAATCCAGTAAGTCTCCAGCAATCACTAAACAATCAAAGTGAGAAGCTCGTGTAATCAACCAATCATACTGTTTTAGGCTGTAGTGAATATCTGCAACTACAAGTAACTTCATTTTTTTCAGACTGTCTTAGTCCTTAAATTTCTAAAGACTGAAATCCTCATAGCAATTTTATTTTGCTCCCAGTATACTTGTCTCTTCGTTAAAAATAGAAAAAGAAACGAAAAAACCAATAGAATTAGTTTCCATAGCCTCAAAAATCCAGGGTGCCCTCTGTTGTTGATAGTTACAAGACTAGAGGGATAAAGGTGTATTGAAAGCCAATACTTCGATTCATTCTAAAAGGAGGAAAAGCAAATAAGGTCCCTATCCTAGGAGGTACGATGGAATGAATTACCTAAGCTTTAGCAAGTAGTCACACGACAACTAAATAGCATCTAGACAAAATGCCTGCTTTGCTCTTAATTTCTACCTTATGCACCCTTCTATTCTTGCTTCCGCACTTGAAAGCATTACCAAACTAGAATGCAAACGTTTCAGCCAAGGAGATGCCATTCTTGAAGAA
It encodes:
- a CDS encoding metallophosphoesterase, with the protein product MKLLVVADIHYSLKQYDWLITRASHFDCLVIAGDLLDLGGGLDRDVQAVAVSQYLAKLSKLTKVLVCSGNHDGNWKNRYNELEARWLQKARYDGVQVDGDSLKMGDNLISIYPWWGGEVAQKKLSEQMAIDAKRPRDKWIWIYHRPPSESPVSWSGKHDWGEAFIRNCIDVYSPDIVFSGHVHQSPFVIDGAWNDQIGKTWVFNTGREPGYLPTHMIFDTESESITWFCSDDQDTISLSV